From Azospirillum sp. TSA2s, a single genomic window includes:
- a CDS encoding RNA polymerase sigma factor: MTGPVGNWARRIAELFDAHRLRVERAIARRTGDPQTAGDLAQDAFLRLARLPDGEAVQNPAGLLYVVADRIALDHCRAARRQRMREAGPPDEELPAAGPAADAVVERNQTMARLRGAIDALPPKTREVFLLYHVEGLPYRAIGERLGISPRTVEYHLRTALEQCRAHMKRRPPR; encoded by the coding sequence ATGACCGGCCCTGTCGGCAATTGGGCGCGCAGGATCGCGGAACTGTTCGATGCGCATCGGCTGCGGGTGGAGCGTGCCATCGCCCGGCGGACCGGCGATCCGCAGACGGCGGGCGATCTGGCGCAGGATGCCTTCCTGCGGTTGGCGCGCCTGCCGGACGGCGAGGCGGTGCAGAATCCGGCCGGTCTGCTCTATGTGGTGGCCGACCGCATTGCGCTGGACCATTGCCGGGCAGCCCGGCGCCAGCGGATGCGCGAGGCGGGTCCGCCCGACGAGGAGTTGCCGGCCGCAGGTCCCGCCGCCGACGCGGTGGTGGAGCGGAACCAGACCATGGCCCGGCTTCGCGGTGCCATCGATGCCCTGCCGCCCAAGACCCGCGAGGTCTTCCTGCTCTACCATGTCGAAGGCCTACCCTACCGCGCCATCGGCGAACGGCTCGGCATCTCCCCACGCACGGTGGAGTACCATCTGCGCACGGCGCTGGAACAATGCCGCGCCCATATGAAGCGGCGCCCGCCGCGATGA
- a CDS encoding chemotaxis protein CheB: MARTERRDTQTGPLAIVGIGASAGGLKAITALLGAVPTASRLAFVVIQHRIPNNERLLSDLLAKATPLSVQTAHDGILLEADHIYIAPAGLLPTMEAGQLRIREPKISADASLPIDIFFRTLATDQHEKAICVVLSGTGADGTNGLRSIKECGGLVVVQDPTTAEFDGMPNSAIATGLADYILAPERMPGVIVDFVHQPYLGPVALQSVEAPDGALDGILDLLNVQTKRDHRAYKPRSLSRRIERRMGIHHIGDMSEYRAFLGTHPAEIELLSRDILISVTRFFRDGPAFEALADDFIAPLVRSRPAGKPIRVWVPACATGEEAYSIAILLLEACAQNGSSPDFRVFATDVDSRALTIARTGLYPETITVDVSAERLDRFFTKAEGGYKVAKPLRDAVSFAQHDLLSDPPFSKLDLISCRNMLIYIEPDVQKAIFALFHFALVENGGLLLGTAETIDARSDLFRPLSKKWRLYRKVGTTRGSAMSVPSTGGRSAITLPAPPTPLRGNSPADLIRQALLLEYAPAAVLIDGQHRVQYLFGPTGEFLDLPTGEPPWDLTAMTRGELRLQLRRAIAQALASHGRVQISGIRHKRQGVMVPVTILVIPVRFPRAGNELLLVTFTAGDAAPSIPPGEAPVLPAAMDSVEQLESELRMTREELNETIAELSATSEALRVANEEILSIGEEYQSTTEELETSKEELQSLNEELSTLNTQLHEKVDELEATTNDLGNLLSSTDIATVFLSSDLRIKRFTPPATRMFALLPQDTGRPITDIARHFSDPYLLTDIRSVLSSMTPSEREVSMDGDTTYLRRIQPYRTQHAQVEGVVITFSDVTPLKRTSLAMALRARQYKLIADLGRKDPVGADGPETLAEAAHLIAEGLGVDGVAILGPGDDPSGRRTGDADDLVLLGSVGFSVPQDPAVRISTDMATLVGRVFRSRQPLIVEDFATDQRVRSPLALPGGPAVSGLGIPFGDGTRGPSVLAVLSQTAGRFGDADLEFVQAIASVLGLVIERAGVLRAARAERDFAQAIVDTVREPLLVLDETLQVVGASAAFHHIFATTPEDVLGARLAEMAGGLLADPGLRRALERIIPNGTVIEALELTVGRDTDNQEAGGQDADGRNLTRRTLLLNARRLNQAGRLILLAMEDVTEQVRVRQALAAAKAAAEQASASKTRFLAAASHDLRQPVQALIMFHHLVAMQPQGEAAAKLLASMGNALGAMTVMLDDILDVSRLDAGIIQVMLRSCSIQTMIASLCAEFSPLAEAAGLELRCIPTNLAVRSDPKLLERILRNFIANAIKYTDKGGILVGCRRAGTNLRIQVWDTGRGIPPNQLASIFEEFHQVDNPERDRRQGLGLGLAIVERLATLLQHPIRVRSTPGRGSMFEILVPLASQNDPVPKDEETPIPNGGNGERVAVVDDDPAVLDGVTAFLQEQGYEVVAAPDGDTAVKRLANQAPDLVIADFRLKGTENGSEVIRRLARHFAVRLPGILLTGDTSPERIREASASGFLLLHKPLSPDPLLAAIRCALADQPSTRTGS, translated from the coding sequence ATGGCTCGGACCGAACGGCGGGACACCCAGACCGGTCCTTTGGCAATCGTCGGAATCGGCGCCTCGGCCGGCGGCCTGAAGGCCATCACCGCGCTGCTCGGCGCCGTGCCGACGGCCAGCCGCCTCGCCTTCGTTGTTATCCAGCACCGGATTCCGAACAACGAGAGGCTGCTGTCCGATCTGCTGGCAAAAGCAACGCCGCTGTCGGTCCAAACGGCGCATGACGGCATTCTGCTGGAGGCCGATCACATATACATCGCTCCGGCGGGCCTGTTGCCGACCATGGAGGCCGGCCAACTGCGTATTCGCGAACCGAAGATATCGGCCGATGCCAGCCTGCCCATCGACATCTTCTTCCGTACGCTGGCGACCGACCAGCATGAGAAGGCGATCTGCGTCGTGCTGTCCGGGACCGGGGCGGACGGCACCAACGGCCTCCGCTCGATCAAAGAGTGCGGCGGATTGGTGGTCGTCCAGGACCCGACGACCGCCGAGTTCGACGGCATGCCGAACAGTGCCATCGCCACCGGTTTGGCCGACTACATCCTGGCGCCGGAGCGCATGCCGGGCGTCATCGTCGACTTCGTTCACCAGCCCTATCTCGGCCCCGTGGCGTTACAGAGTGTAGAGGCGCCGGACGGTGCATTGGATGGCATCCTGGACCTGCTGAACGTACAGACCAAGCGAGACCACCGGGCCTACAAACCGCGGTCGCTTTCCCGCCGCATCGAACGGCGAATGGGAATTCACCACATCGGCGACATGTCGGAATACCGGGCCTTTCTGGGCACGCACCCCGCCGAGATCGAACTGCTGTCCCGCGACATTCTGATCAGCGTGACCCGCTTTTTCCGCGATGGTCCGGCTTTCGAGGCCCTGGCTGACGATTTCATCGCCCCGCTGGTGCGGAGCCGGCCGGCGGGCAAGCCGATCCGCGTGTGGGTCCCGGCCTGCGCCACCGGGGAGGAGGCTTACTCCATCGCCATCCTGCTGCTGGAGGCCTGCGCGCAGAATGGATCGTCCCCCGACTTCCGGGTGTTTGCCACCGACGTGGACAGCCGGGCGCTGACCATCGCCCGCACCGGCCTGTATCCGGAAACCATCACCGTGGACGTGTCCGCCGAACGGCTCGACCGCTTCTTCACCAAGGCCGAAGGCGGCTACAAGGTGGCCAAGCCGTTGCGCGACGCGGTATCCTTCGCTCAGCACGACCTGCTCAGCGATCCTCCGTTTTCCAAGCTCGATCTCATCAGCTGCCGCAACATGCTGATCTACATCGAGCCGGATGTGCAGAAGGCCATCTTCGCACTGTTCCATTTTGCTCTGGTCGAGAATGGCGGCCTGCTCCTCGGCACCGCGGAGACCATCGACGCGCGCTCCGACCTGTTCCGGCCATTATCCAAGAAATGGCGCCTTTACCGGAAGGTCGGCACCACCCGCGGCAGCGCGATGTCGGTTCCGTCCACGGGCGGGCGATCCGCGATCACGCTGCCGGCGCCGCCCACCCCCTTGCGCGGCAACAGCCCGGCCGACCTGATCCGACAGGCGCTATTGCTGGAATATGCGCCTGCGGCTGTTTTGATCGACGGTCAGCATCGGGTCCAATACCTGTTCGGTCCGACCGGCGAGTTTCTCGACCTGCCGACGGGGGAGCCGCCCTGGGACCTGACGGCGATGACGCGCGGGGAGTTGCGCCTGCAACTGCGCCGCGCCATCGCCCAGGCGCTCGCTTCGCACGGACGGGTCCAGATCTCGGGGATCAGACACAAGCGCCAAGGGGTTATGGTGCCGGTGACCATCCTGGTGATCCCGGTGCGCTTCCCTCGGGCCGGCAACGAACTGCTGCTGGTGACCTTCACCGCCGGCGACGCGGCACCAAGCATCCCGCCCGGCGAGGCCCCGGTGCTGCCGGCCGCCATGGACAGCGTCGAACAGCTCGAAAGCGAGCTGCGCATGACCCGCGAGGAGTTGAACGAAACCATCGCGGAACTCAGCGCGACCAGCGAGGCATTGCGGGTCGCCAACGAGGAGATCCTGTCGATCGGCGAGGAGTACCAGTCGACCACCGAAGAACTGGAGACATCGAAAGAAGAGCTGCAATCCCTCAACGAGGAACTCAGCACGCTGAACACCCAGCTCCATGAAAAGGTCGACGAGCTGGAGGCGACCACCAACGACCTCGGCAATCTGCTGAGCAGCACCGACATCGCCACGGTCTTCCTGTCATCGGATCTGCGGATCAAGCGTTTCACTCCGCCGGCGACCCGGATGTTCGCCCTGCTGCCGCAGGATACCGGACGCCCGATCACCGACATCGCCCGCCATTTCTCCGATCCCTACCTGCTGACCGACATCCGCTCCGTGCTGTCGTCCATGACGCCGTCGGAACGGGAAGTGTCGATGGACGGCGACACCACGTACCTGCGCCGTATCCAGCCCTACCGCACCCAGCACGCGCAGGTGGAGGGCGTCGTCATTACCTTCAGCGACGTGACGCCGCTGAAACGAACCAGCCTGGCCATGGCTCTGCGTGCCCGCCAGTACAAGCTGATCGCCGATCTCGGACGCAAGGATCCCGTCGGAGCCGACGGGCCGGAGACGCTGGCGGAAGCGGCCCACCTCATCGCCGAAGGGCTGGGCGTGGACGGCGTCGCCATCCTCGGCCCCGGCGACGATCCGTCCGGCCGCCGCACCGGGGATGCCGACGACCTTGTCCTCCTCGGTAGCGTCGGATTTTCCGTTCCGCAAGACCCCGCGGTCAGGATCTCCACCGACATGGCAACGCTGGTCGGACGGGTGTTCCGGTCCCGGCAGCCGCTGATCGTCGAGGATTTCGCCACCGATCAGCGCGTCCGCTCCCCTCTGGCGCTGCCCGGCGGTCCGGCCGTCAGCGGCCTTGGCATCCCCTTCGGCGACGGGACGCGGGGACCATCCGTTCTCGCGGTGCTCAGCCAAACGGCGGGACGGTTCGGAGACGCCGACCTGGAATTCGTCCAAGCCATCGCCAGCGTGCTGGGGCTGGTCATCGAGCGGGCCGGGGTGCTGCGCGCAGCGCGGGCGGAGCGCGATTTCGCCCAGGCCATCGTCGACACGGTGCGCGAACCTCTGCTTGTGCTGGACGAGACGCTGCAGGTGGTCGGCGCCAGCGCGGCCTTCCATCACATCTTCGCCACCACGCCGGAGGACGTGCTGGGCGCCCGGCTGGCCGAAATGGCCGGCGGTCTGCTGGCCGATCCCGGATTGCGCCGGGCGCTGGAACGGATCATCCCCAACGGCACGGTCATCGAGGCGTTGGAACTGACCGTCGGTCGGGACACCGATAACCAGGAGGCCGGCGGCCAAGACGCCGATGGCCGGAACCTCACCCGACGCACCCTGTTGCTGAACGCCCGCCGCCTGAATCAGGCGGGCAGGCTGATCCTGTTGGCGATGGAGGACGTCACCGAGCAGGTGCGCGTCCGCCAGGCCCTCGCCGCCGCCAAGGCCGCGGCCGAACAGGCGAGCGCCAGCAAGACCCGCTTTCTCGCCGCTGCCAGCCATGATCTGCGGCAGCCGGTGCAGGCCCTGATCATGTTCCATCATCTGGTGGCCATGCAGCCTCAGGGCGAGGCGGCAGCCAAGCTGCTGGCCAGCATGGGCAACGCGCTGGGCGCCATGACCGTCATGCTTGACGATATCCTGGACGTGTCGCGGCTGGACGCCGGCATCATCCAGGTCATGCTGCGGTCCTGCTCGATCCAGACGATGATCGCTTCACTGTGCGCCGAATTTTCGCCACTGGCCGAAGCAGCCGGCCTGGAGTTGCGCTGCATTCCGACCAACCTGGCGGTGCGGAGCGATCCCAAGCTGCTGGAGCGCATTCTGCGGAATTTCATCGCCAACGCGATCAAATACACCGACAAGGGCGGCATCCTGGTGGGGTGCCGCCGTGCCGGCACGAACCTGCGCATCCAGGTTTGGGACACCGGGCGCGGCATTCCGCCGAACCAGCTGGCCTCGATCTTCGAGGAGTTTCATCAGGTCGACAATCCGGAGCGCGACCGCCGGCAGGGGCTGGGGTTGGGGCTTGCCATCGTGGAACGCCTCGCCACGCTGCTTCAGCACCCGATCCGGGTTCGGTCGACGCCGGGACGGGGATCGATGTTCGAGATCCTTGTTCCGTTAGCCAGTCAGAACGATCCCGTTCCGAAGGACGAGGAGACGCCGATACCCAACGGAGGCAACGGCGAGCGGGTCGCGGTGGTCGACGACGACCCGGCGGTCCTCGACGGGGTCACCGCCTTTCTTCAGGAACAGGGGTATGAGGTGGTGGCGGCACCGGACGGCGATACCGCCGTGAAACGCTTGGCGAACCAAGCGCCAGACCTAGTCATCGCCGATTTCCGGCTCAAGGGCACGGAAAACGGATCGGAGGTGATCAGGCGGCTTGCGCGGCACTTCGCCGTCCGACTGCCTGGAATCCTCCTGACCGGCGATACCTCGCCCGAACGCATCCGGGAGGCGAGTGCCAGCGGCTTCCTGCTGCTGCATAAGCCACTCAGTCCGGACCCATTGCTGGCCGCCATCAGATGCGCCTTGGCAGACCAGCCCTCGACGCGGACGGGTTCCTGA
- a CDS encoding FecR family protein, with the protein MDHRDERQKDPADGEPADGGPDGDRLFSEANAWFFRLQSDDLTPAERTAFAEWLARSPAHSRAWSELRTLLHDLKEPARAAYAGSRIAAPRRPVAAQVRRFAAALAVLLVAGGLGVWRGPALYQNAVADQVTSTGQRRTLALPDGSTAEMNGDTALVLDFRDGERRVRILRGEAWFHVTRDPDHPFVVDGGAGAARVLGTQFSVRREDDRTTVTVGEGLVEVAAHRNADSHAPWPDSIRLHPGESAEADPHGLTGPRAVDPAVAFAWRQGQIVFRQQSLASVITALNQQWPGRVVLLNDEVAERVVSGVFALDRPDAVFDALERGLGVRAIRITPYLTLLEGSATGVR; encoded by the coding sequence ATGGACCATCGGGATGAACGGCAGAAGGACCCGGCAGACGGGGAGCCGGCGGACGGCGGACCGGATGGGGACCGGCTGTTCTCGGAAGCCAATGCGTGGTTCTTTCGCCTTCAGTCCGACGACCTCACCCCGGCGGAGCGTACCGCATTCGCCGAGTGGCTGGCCCGCAGCCCGGCTCATTCCCGCGCCTGGAGCGAACTGCGGACCCTCCTGCACGACCTGAAGGAACCTGCCCGTGCCGCCTATGCCGGGTCCCGCATCGCGGCCCCCCGACGCCCTGTGGCAGCCCAGGTGCGGCGCTTCGCTGCGGCGCTGGCGGTCCTGCTGGTGGCCGGCGGGCTCGGCGTCTGGCGCGGACCGGCGCTCTACCAGAATGCCGTCGCCGATCAGGTGACCTCGACCGGGCAGAGGCGGACATTGGCCCTGCCGGACGGCTCCACCGCCGAGATGAACGGCGACACCGCACTGGTTCTCGATTTCCGGGATGGTGAGAGGCGAGTCCGGATTCTGCGCGGAGAGGCATGGTTCCACGTCACCCGCGACCCCGACCATCCCTTCGTCGTCGATGGCGGAGCGGGTGCCGCCCGCGTGCTGGGCACCCAATTCAGTGTCCGGCGTGAGGACGACCGCACGACAGTGACGGTCGGCGAGGGGCTGGTGGAGGTCGCCGCCCATCGAAACGCCGACAGCCACGCCCCCTGGCCCGACAGCATCCGCCTGCACCCCGGCGAAAGCGCGGAGGCCGACCCCCACGGCCTGACCGGGCCACGGGCGGTGGATCCCGCCGTTGCATTCGCATGGCGCCAGGGTCAGATCGTCTTCCGTCAGCAGTCACTCGCCTCGGTCATCACAGCGCTGAACCAGCAATGGCCGGGCCGCGTGGTCCTGCTGAACGACGAGGTGGCGGAGCGCGTGGTTTCCGGCGTCTTCGCGCTCGACCGGCCGGATGCCGTGTTCGATGCGCTGGAGCGCGGCCTCGGCGTGCGCGCCATCCGCATCACCCCCTACCTGACCCTGCTTGAGGGGAGCGCGACAGGTGTCAGGTAA